The stretch of DNA TTCGGGATAGGCTTCTTCGAGCCATTCGATCTGCGCCATCGACTGGGCCCGGTCCCTGCCATCGGCTTCCAGCATCGGCACCGAACCGAAAGGATTGCGGCTGGTATAGGCGGTGTCTTTCTGCTCCGAGGTGACGAGGTTCACCGGGACATAGTCATAATCCAACCCCTTGAGGTTGAGCGCAATGCGCAACCTGTAGCTGGTCGAACTGCGGAAATAGCCGAGCAGCCGCATCATTCCGCACTCACTCCCCGTGTAGGACGATTATAGGATCTCCCGGCGACATCCCTGCTGGACGGAACACATGGAACACGGTCCTGGCGATAAGAACCGCCAGCGCCCCAGCTTCGTGCAATTGTGCTTGCCGCAGGCATGATGGGGAGGCCGGACATCGCGCTACGGTGCCATGCCGGCACGGGGTAGGACAGGTTCGACGACACCACCTGCATCAGAAAGCGGCGATCCCCGTGATGGCCCTGCCGAGGATCAAGGCATGAACGTCATGCGTGCCCTCATAGGTGTTGACCGTCTCGAGGTTCACCATGTGGCGAATGACCTGATATTCCTCCGAGATGCCGTTGCCACCATGCATGTCACGCGCCTTGCGTGCGATATCGAGCGCCTTGCCGACATTGTTGCGCTTGACGATCGAGATCATTTCGGGAGCGAACTTGCCTTCGTCCATCAGGCGACCGACGCGTAGCGATGACTGGAGGCCGAGCGAAATCTCGGTCATCATGTCGGCCAGCTTGAGCTGGTACAGCTGCTTCGAAGCGAGCGGCACGCCGAACTGGTAACGGTCGAGGCCGTACTGGCGTGCGGCATGCATGCAGAATTCAGCCGCGCCCATCGCGCCCCAGCTGATGCCGTAGCGCGCCCGGTTGAGGCAACCGAAGGGACCCTTGAGGCCCTGCACTTCGGGAAGCAGCGCATCGGCGCCAACCTTGACCTCGTCCATCACGATCATGCCGGTGGTCGAGGCGCGCAGCGACAACTTGCCTTCGATCTTGGGCGCCGACAGCCCCTTCATGCCCTTTTCCAGCACGAAGCCACGAATGCCGCCACCATGCGCCTCGCTCTTCGCCCAAACGACGAAGACGTCGGCGAAGGGGGCGTTGGAGATCCAGGTCTTGGATCCCGAGATAACGTAGCCGTCGCCGTCCTTCTTCGCGACGGTCTTCATGCCTGCGGGGTCGGAGCCGGCGTCGGGTTCGGTCAGGCCGAAGCAGCCGATCAGCTTGCCGCTGGCAAGGCCGGGCAGATACTTCTGCCGTTGTTCTTCCGAACCGTATTCGTAGATCGGAAACATCACGAGGCTCGACTGGACCGAGGCCATCGAGCGATAGCCCGAGTCGACCCGCTCGATCTCGCGTGCGATCAGGCCGTAGGCGACATAGCTCGCGCCCGCGCCGCCGTATTCGGGCGGGATCGTGGCACCCAGCAGCCCGGCCTCGCCCATCATCGGGAACAGTTCGGGGTCGTCGATTTCCTTGGAAAATCCTTCGATCACGCGCGGTTGCAACTCGCCCTGCGCGAAGGCGTTTGCGGCGTCGCGGATCATCCGTTCTTCTTCGGTCAACTGCTCGTCGAGGTTGAACGGGTCTTCCCAGCCAAAAGGCACCATGCCGGCCATGTGGTCTCCTCTGCTACCGGCTGCGCACTGGCAGGCTTGCGCCCGCTCTGCAAGGGGGCGTCAGGCGGGCTCTGCCTCGCCCGGAACCAACAGTGTGTAGCGGCTTTCGTCGCACAGGCCAGTGACCCACTCGGGCCCTACCTTCAGCCAGGCGTGGAAGCGCGGCTTGCCATCGGCATCGCGTTCGGCGCCGAGGAACAGCGAGGAGGCGATGCCGCGCCGCTCCAGCATCCGACGCGCTGCAAGCGCCTGCGGCAGGCAGTTCGGATCGGTCGGGAGATTGCGCGTGGCACGGAGCACTGCCAGCCTCACGCGGCGTACCGGCGCGATCGCATCTGGGTCGAGCGCCACCAGGTCCCCGCCTGCCGCAATCGGCCCGAAGCTCGAACGCCATTTACGTGGAGGCACCAGGCGAACGCGCAGCTGCGCCACCGCCAGATCGAACAGGGCTTCAAAGGTTGCCCAGCGATCGGCGCCGTCGAGAGCGAGAAAACTTGCCAGCTTGCCCATGCGCGAAGGCTATCACCTTTGCGCCCCGGGCACGATAGTTCGATTCAGGACTGTTGCAGCGCCTGCTGGACCCTGGCGATCACTTCCGCTGGAGGGCAGGGTTTGGAAAGCGCCTGTGCGTGGGGGAAGCGATGGGTCACCTCGGCGGGAGTGAGCTGGCCGGAATGGAAGATGACCGGGACTTCCTCTGCCATCATCTGCTCTGCCAGCGGATAGACGATCCCGTCGCCAAGCTGAACGTCGAGGATCGCGACGTCGGGCCGATTCTTCTGATAGGCAAGCATGGCCGAGGACACGCTCTCATAGGGCCCTTCGACCTCAAAGCCCGCTTCGGTGATGGTTTGGCACAGGTCCTCACCGATGATCAGCTCGTCTTCGGCAACGAGTACGCGTATCGAATGGCTCATCCGGCAGTCTCCAAGAAGTTGCCGACCCCGGGAACCAACCCCGCTCAGCGCGATTGGTTCCTGCGCTAATCGAGACGTCCGTATTTGTTTGCGAAGCCGCTTTGATCGCCGGCGGCGAGGAGCTTTGCCTGACCGACCCAATCGTCGCGCCGGATGCGTCCCTGGAAGCGGCCGAGCTGCGCATCGATGCGGTCGATTTCGCCATCGTCCCACGCTGCGACCTGCGCGAAGCTGGTCACGCCGAGCTCGCCAAGCAGGGCAGCCAGCTTGGGTCCCAATCCCTTGATCCGCGTGAGATCGTCGCCGCTGGGCGGTGCAGCCGTGACTGGCTTCGGTTCCTGTTTCGCGGCAGGTGCACTGTCGATCAGCGCCTTGTTCCGCTCGGCGGGCGATGCGCCTTCATCCAGCACGTCCTTGACCGTGCCGGTCACGCGCGTGCGGCGCGAAGCCTTGAACACGTACCACGCAATTACCAGGCCCAGCGCCAGTGCGATCACCACCGCGGGCCAATAGGTCTGGAGCAATTCCGTCATTCGCTATCCTCTTGTGTCGTCGTGGCGTCACGGGCCCACAGAGCCCAGCCGATCGCGATTCCCGCGCCATAGGCAGCCAGCAAGGTCACCACCAGTTCGAACCACACCGGCATCTCAGCGCGCTCCCGGCGTGTCGACGGGGGTGGGAACGGGAGGTTCGGTGCGGATCACGGCGAATTCGATACGGCGGTTGGCGGGGTCATCGGGGGTGAGCCCTTCCACAGGCTTGGCCGATCCGACGCCGCGTGCACGCAACCCGTCGCGCGGGATGCCGCGCCGGACCAGCGCCTCGCGCACCGCACGCGCGCGTTGCATGCTCAACGCGATATTCCCCGGTTCGGCACCCGAACTATCGGTGTGGCCCGTTATCGAGATGATCGCGCCAAGGCAGGGGCGCAACGAGGCTGCGACTTCGTCGAGCAGCAGCTGGCTGGCCGGAAGCATCCGGCTCGATCCCTCTTCGAAACGGATCGAGCGGCTTCGCAGGAGTCCGTCGACATCGTCCTGGCAATGGAGCGGTTCGTAGTGGGATTCGGTGTTCGCTGCGCGCACTGTGCCGTCGCTCCAGAATACCCCGCCGACGCCGTCCACCGCTGCCACTGCTTTTGCCACGCGCGCGCGGGTCTCCAGGGAAAGCCTACCTCCACCGATCAGCAGCGGGTGGCGCGACGGCGCACCCTCAGACGTAGTGAAGCGTGCGGTGACTCCGCGCCCCCCGGCCTTGGCAATGGCGGCCTGCGCCTCGTCATCCATGGGCGCAATGAATCCAGCAGCGGTGGACAGCGCAAGCGCATAGCCCGAGGCTGCAACCAGCACGGCACCGGCAAGGATGGCAAGGGCGGGGCGGATCCGCATGCTGCGGCTCTTAGCCGCGCGGCGCCCCGCCTGCCAAGCGCGCTAGTCGAGCGATCCGGCGGTCTTCACCAGTTGCACGAACTCCTGACGCCAGAAGTCGCGCGGATTGCCGGCCAGGCTGGCGATCTGGCCGTAGTCGAAACTGGCCAGCATCGGGTCGCCGCGCAGCTTCTGCCCAAAGGCCGCGACCGCACTGGCAAATGCGAAGTCGCCGCCCGGGATAGCATTGGTGCGCAGGGCACTGGCGGGCAGGGTGTAGGTGATCAGCGAAGACTTATCGCCATCGGGCAGCTTGTAACGCAGCTTGATGTAGGCCGCCTCCGCCGCGAGATCGAGCGCGCGGCTGTCGGGCTTGTCTTCATAGCGACGCTGGCTGATCCACCCCTTGGCACCGGCGGGCACGACTTCGTAAATCGCAGTGACCTGGTGCCCGGCGCCGATGTCGCCCGCGTCGACCGCGTCATTGTCGAAATCCTCTTCACGCAGCGCGCGGTTCTCGTAACCGACCAGGCGATACTGGCTGACTACTGCGGGATTGAACTCGACCTGGATCTTCACATCCTTGGCGATGGTGAAAAGGGTGGCGCCCATCTCGTCGCCGAGCACCTTGCGGGCCTCCAGCGCGCTGTCGATGTAGGCATAGTTGCCGTTCCCGTGATCGGCGACCTGTTCCATCATCGCGTCGTTGAGATTGCCGCGCCCGAAGCCGAGCACGGTCAGCGTGGTGCCGCTGTCGCGCTTCTGCTCGATCAGTTCGATCAGCCTGTCGCGATCGGAAATGCCGACATTGAAATCACCATCGGTGGCCAGGATCACGCGATTGACGCCGCCCTCGACGCGGTTTGCTTCGGCCACGCGATAGGCCAGCTCGATCCCGGCCCCGCCTGCGGTCGATCCGCCGGCCTGAAGGTGGTCGAGTACGTCGCGGATCTTGCGTTCGTCGCTGGTCGGTTCGAGCACCAGTCCGGCTGCGCCCGCGTAGACGACGATCGAGATCTTGTCCTTCGGCGTAAGCTGACCCGCCAGCTGGCGCATGGCAGTCTTGACCAGCGGCAGCTTGTCCGGGCTGGCCATCGAGCCCGAAACATCGAGCAGGAAGACGAGGTTCGCAGGCGGGCGTTCGCGTTTCGGCAAGTCGTAGCCAGCCAGCCCGATACGCACTAGCCGCGTTTCGGGATTCCAGGGCGAAACCGCGACGTCGGTGTTCACCGCAAACGGATGGCTACGTTCCGTGGGCAGGGCATAATCGTAGCGGAAGTAGTTGATGAACTCCTCCGTTCGCACCGAGCCCTTCGGCGGAACCTGGCCTTCGGAGATGAACCGCCGCGCATTGGCATAGGCGCCGGTATCGACATCGACCGAGAAGGTCGAAACCGGCTCGTTGGCGACGACCTTGACCGGCGAAACCTCCTTGCCGTCATACTGGTCGCGATCGGGATAGGTCGGCACGAACACTGGCGGGAAATAGCGATAGGCGTTGTCGGCGCGAGCCGTTGCAGGATCTGTCGGAACCGCCGCCTCCGCTGTGGCCATCGTCATGGGAGCGGCCGATTGGGCCGAGGGCTGGCGGATACGCTGGCCCGTAACGACCACTGCCTGAGTACCGGCGAGCCCGACCGCTGGTGACGGCGGTGGCGGTGGAGGAGGTGCAGCCTCATCATAGGCACCCGCCTTCGCCCCGGTGGCAACAATGTCTTCGCTCTGATTGGATGCACAGCCGGCGATCAGCGCGGCAAGTGCACAAGCGGTGGCGAGCTTGGCAATTCGCATGGCAGTCCTCCCCGATATGTCGGTGTTACATAGTTACATATCGGGGCGGTGAACGCCGACTGAACGCTGTGTGCCGATATCGGAAAAGTCAGACTTCGGCGGATTCGCCCTTGTCGATATTGCGGCGAAACAGCACCCGGTCCTCTGGCCCGAAGCCGCGGGTCCAGATGACCCAGCCATAGACCGCGAGGATCGCCGGGACGCCGAATCCCAGCTCGGCCCATTCGGGTAGCTTGGTGACGAGGAAACCGACCACGACGGCCGGGGCGACCGCATAGACCAGCGCCCAGCGGAAACTGTTTACGGCATGGCCGAGGATGCGCGAAAGCAGCAGCGCCTTGACCAGGCTGGCTGTACCCAAAGCTAGCGCCAGCGCGATCGCCGCGGCGGCGGCCTTGTATGGTTCGCCATATCCGCCGGCAATCATTGCCTTGATCAGCACGACGGTCAGTATGCCCTGCAGCGCGATTGTCCCGATCGAGATCCATAGGTTCCGCACTCGCGCGACATAGATCAGCACGGCTTCCGAAACGACAGCGGTCGCCGCCACAACTTCGGCCACCAACAGAAAGGCCAGCGCCCCGGTCCCGCCCACAAACTCGGGTCCAACGAGGCCCATCACGCCTTCTCCCGGCAGACCGAGAGCGAGCGCGATGCCGGCCTGCATGGCGATGATCCAGAAACCCACCTGTGATACTTGCTTCGCGATAACCTCGTAGTTCTTCGTCTTGAGATTCTTGGTGATGACCGGCCCGAGGATCGGCTCGAAGCTGGTCTTCAGCTTCTGCGGCAGGCTCGCGACCTGCTGCGCGATATAATAGACGCCGACGGCGGTCGGTGCGGCAAACAGGCCGAGGATGAAGATATCCAGCCGACGCGTGCCCCATTCGATCGCATCGGCGGTCGCAAGCGGCAGTGCCCGAGCGGTCATCCGTGCCATTTCGCCCGGGTGCGGGAGCCATTCGCGTGGTGGGCCGTAGCTGCGGAAGAACGACCACAGTCCGGTGGCGAGGCCGGCATAGATCGACGCGAGGTACGATAGCGAAAGCCCCGATTCCATTGTCGCGGGGAACAGCCAGAAGACACCGGCCATGATTGAAATCGTCCACGGCTCGACCACTGCGCGGGCACGCACGGTGGTGGCGATATCGTACTTGTATGCTTGCGCGGCGAGCACGATTTCGGTCAGCGCATAGCCGGGGATGGCGATGACGATCAGCCGGTCGAGCTCGGTAAACTGGCCGCTTGGAAAGAGCGGCGCGGGTACCAGCCACAGCACTGCCGCGGCGGCACCGGCGAATATCAGGGCCAGCAGCATGCCGTCATAGACGAGGTTGGCGGGATGCTTGTCTTCGCCTTCGGCCAGGCGCTGGGCAAGACCGCGCTTCTCCCCCAAGGCGCATACCAGCGCGACCAGTTCCACCACAACCAGGGCCGACGCGAAGCGCCCCAGCGCTTCAGGTCCATAGAGCCGACCGGCGATAAACAGGAAGGGCAAGCGCGCGAGAAGGCGCAGCAGGAAGCCGACGAAATTCTGTCGCCCGCCCTTGGCCAGGGCGGTGAGGTCTTCGTCGGATTGAGTGGAGTTCATCCCGCGCTTTCCTGTTCGGCGCGCAGTGGCCTGGCGAGCAGCGAGGAGACGACATTGCGCGGGTCGCCACCCGCGATCAGGTCGTTGACCGCACCGACGATCGGCATAGCGACGGCGTGGCGCGCGGCGAGTTCGACCAGCACGGGGGCGGTATGCGCGCCCTCGGCAACGGTGTGCCGGTCGACCATCAGGTCTGCGGCGGACTTGCCTTCGCCCAATGCCTTGCCGAGCGAGAAATTGCGGCTCGACGTCGAAGAACAGGTCAGCACGAGATCGCCAAGCCCGCACAGGCCGGCCAGCGTTTCCGCCTTGGCGCCCAGCGCTTCGCCGAAGCGCAGCATTTCGGCATAGCCACGTGCGATCAGGGCTGCACGGGCGTTCTGGCCGAGGCCGAGCCCGTCGACTACCCCGCAAGCGATGGCGAGCACATTCTTGACCGCCCCGCCGATTTCGGCACCGGTCACATCGTCGGAATAATAGGGCCGGAAGGCCGGACGCGCGATCACCGGCTTGAGCCGCTCCCACTGGGCCTCGCCACCGCCGCAGGCCAGTGTGACCGCAGTGGGCAGGCCAACGGCGACCTCATGCGCGAAGGTCGGGCCGGACAGGACCGCAATGGCGCTGCCCGGTGCGGCAGCGCTGGCGACCTCGTTCATCACCCGTCCGCTGCCGGCCTCGATGCCCTTGGAGCACAACACCAGGTCACGTGGATGCGTAGGCATGGCGCCAAGCACGCTGCCCATATGCTGCGCGGGGGTGACCACCAGCAGCACATCGAGCGCTGCCACTTCCGCGAGGTCCCCAGTGGCGCGGATCGTGGGTGCAAGACTTGCTGAGGGCAGGAACAGGCTGTTGATGTGGCTCGTGTTTATCTCGTCGACCAGCTCGGTTTCGCGAGCCCAGATCAACACCTCGCGCCCGTCGCTGGCAAGCATCTGCGCGAGCGCCGTGCCCCAGGCACCGGCCCCGAGTACACCGACACGGCTCATGCCTTGACCCCTGCACCGCGTACCGGATCAGCCTCCGGATCGAGCGGCCAGCGGGGACGGGCCGAAATATCGAGCGGGTCCGATTGACCGAGACGCTCGATCCCCGCCCAGGCGATCATCGCTGCATTGTCGGTACACAGTTTCGGCGGTGGAGCGGCAAAGCGCATGCCGTGATCGGCCGCCACCTGCTCAAGCGCGGCACGGACATTGGCGTTGGCCGCTACACCCCCTGCAACGACCAGCGTATCGACGTCGTCCATCTCGGCCAGCGCAATCCGCAGGCGGTCGACCACGCAATCGATCGCCGCCTGCTGGAAGCTCGCGGCGATGTCAGCGACGGCATAGGCGCCGCTTTCGTGCGCACGGAGGACCGCGCTTTTCAGCCCGGCGAAGGAAAAGTGGGGTTCCCCGCTGCCAACCATGGGGCGCGGCAGGGGCACGGCCTTTGCGTCGCCTTCTCGTGCGGTGCGTTCTACGGCGGGGCCGCCCGGGAAACCCAGGCCCAGGATCTTGGCGGTTTTGTCGAAGGCTTCGCCCAAGGCATCGTCGATCGTGGTTGCGAGGCGCTTGTATTGCCCCACGCCATCGACACGCAGGATTTGGCAGTGTCCACCGGAGACCAGCAAGAGCGCATAGGGGAAGGCGATGCTTGAGTCCGCAAGGCGCGGGCTCAGTGCGTGACCTTCGAGATGGTTGATCGCGATCAGCGGTTTATCGCCGGCCATGGCGAGCGCCTTGGCGCTGACCAGTCCCACCATCACGCCACCGATCAAGCCTGGCCCGGCCGTCGCGGCGATCGCGTCGCAGTCCGCCAGCGTCACGCCAGCGTCATCCAGCACCCCTGCGATTATCGGGGCGAGCCGCTCGGCATGCGCGCGCGCGGCAATTTCCGGCACTACGCCGCCGTAAGGTGCGTGTTCCGCATCCTGCGAGGCGATGCGTTGCGCTACGATCCGGCGATCGGAATCGACCAGCGCAGCAGCGGTTTCGTCGCAGGAACTTTCTATGCCGAGCACGAGAGCCATCCCGCTTCCCCTTAGCGACATGCGCCGCTAGGGCAAGAAAACGCTATGCCGACCTCCCCATTGATCCGCCTCGGAACCCGTCGCTCACCCCTCGCCATGGTACAGGCGCAAGAAGCGCGTGCGCGGCTTTGCGCGGCACATGGCTGGGGCGAATCGCAGGTCGAACTGGTCCCGGTGGTGGCGAGTGGAGACAAGGTGCTCGACCGGCCATTGGCGGAAATCGGCGGCAAGGCGCTGTGGACGCGCGAACTCGACCAGTGGCTGGTCGATGGCCGGATCGACATGGCGGTGCATTCCATGAAGGATGTCGAGACGCTGCGTCCTGTGGCGATTGCGATCGGAGCGATCCTGCCGCGCGCGGACAAGGCCGACCGTCTGCTCGGCGCGGCCTCGCTCGCCGACATACCGCAAGGCGCGAAGGTGGGGACCAGCGCACCGCGCCGGGCCGCGCAATTGCTCAACCTTCGGCCCGATGTCGAAGTGGTCGGGATCCGCGGCAATGTCGCGACGCGCATGGCCAAGCTCGATGCGGGCGAGGCCGATGCGACATTCCTCGCGTCGGCGGGTCTCGATCGCTTGGGAGAGGATGCGGTGGGTGTGCGGCTCGACCCCGAGCTTTGGTTGCCCGCTCCGGCGCAGGCTGCGATCGGGATCGAATGCCGCAGCGACGATACGCGTGTGCTCGACCTGCTCGCCGCCATCGATCACGCGCCGAGCCGCGCGGAAGTAATGGCCGAACGCCGCCTGCTTGAAGGGCTCGGCGGAGGCTGCAGCAGTCCGATTGCCGCGTTGAGCGAGACTTCGGGCGGGGAGATCCATTTGCGAGCGGCGATCTTCAGCGCCGATGGCGCAGTTCGCGTGGTGGACGAGGTCCGCTTCGAAACTGGTGATGACGCGGCGCCGCTTGCGCTGGCCTCGCGCCTGCTCGCCGCCGCGCCGCCCGAAGTGCGCAAGCTGTTCGAAGGACCGGCGTGACCCCCTTGTTCCTATTCCGGCCAGAGCCCGGATGGACCGTTAGCGCGGACACTGCCAGGGCCATGGGCCTCGAAGTGCGGGGCGCGCCATTGTTCGAGATCGAGCCGGTGGAGTGGGAAACACCCGATCCGGCACTCTACGATGGCTTGCTACTGGGCAGTGCCAATGCCTTGCGCCATGGCGGCAAGGCGCTCGAGGACTACCGTAGCCTTCCCGTCCATGCCGTTGGCGATGCGACCGCTGAAGCGGCGCGGGCGGCGGGGTTCCTGATGGGCCAGGTCGGGCGCGGCGGCCTCCAGACCTTGCTAGACTCACTTGCCGGGCGCGAGCTGCACCTGCTTCGGCTTGCGGGCGAGGATCGCGTCCCGCTGGCTGTGCCGGACGGGATCCGCATCGATACTCGGGTGGTCTATCGCGCGGTTCCGCGGGCCATCGAAGAGGCGGATGCACAGGCGTTGGCGCTCGGCGGTGTGGTCGCGCTGCATTCGGGCGCGGCGGCGCGGCGCTTTGCCGAAGAGTTCGACCGGCTCGGCCTTGCGCGATCACTCGTCACCCTGGTTGTCATCGGGCCGCGCGTGGCGGAGGCGGCCGGTGAGGGCTGGCAATCCGTCCACATCGCCGACGCCCCCGGGGATAGCGAGATACTGGCCTTGGCCAAAGCTTTGTGCCAGACTCCACCAGTCGGGAAAGGTGGCGCCCACGAATGAGGTGCCTGGGTCGTAGAACGGACTTTGATGAACGAATTCGCTAGCAGCAAGCGCAAGGGGACATCGGCCAGGCCTATGCTCGTGGCGGTCCTCGGCGCATTCCTCCTGGGTGGCGCAGTGGTCGGCTATGGCGTCTATCGCCTGGCCGGGCAGCCGGCGGCCGAACCCGCGGCGGTCGAAGATCCGCAGGCAATAGCCTCCAGCGTACCAGTTGAACCCACCCCCACACCCAGTGCGACCGCGAGCCAGGCGGCACAGCAGGCGGTTGCGCGGGTCGAAGAACAGCAGGGCGGGCTCGACCAGCGGCTCGCGGCAGCGGAGCAGCGCCTGGCGCGGCTCGACCTGCAGGCGCAGGCCGCGGCGGGCAATGCCGCGCGGGCAGAAGGCTTGCTGATCGCCTTCGCAACGCGGCGGGCGCTGGAAAAGGGCGCAGAACTCGGCTTCCTGGCTGACCAGCTGCGATTACGCTTCGGCGACGCCATGCCGAATGCCGTCGAAACGCTGATCAGGGCCAGTCGCAACCCGATAACGCTCGACCAGCTGATCGCGCGGCTTGAGGGACTTTCCCCGCGGCTCGCGGAATCGACCAGTGAAAGCGGCTTCGCCCGCTTCCGCGAGGAACTGTCGCAGCTCTTCGTGATCCGCAGCGAAAGCGCCCCGTCGCCACAGCCGCAGCGCCGGCTCGACCGTGCGCGGCTGTTCCTCGAAAGTGGTCGGACAGAAGCGGCGATCGCCGAGGTGCGCGCGCTTCCCGGTGCCACCAATGCCGCAGGCTGGATCCGCGATGCCGAACGCTACGCGGCGGTGCAAAAGGCACTCGACCGCATCGAGACCTCGGCCGTGCTCGAACCGCGCCTGCTGCGCGACGCAACAGGCAATCGGATCGAACAGCCGAGCCCCGCGGAGAAGCCGGAGGCTTAGTTAGGTGCTGATGATGTGCCCTCCGCACCTTGTCGGCGCGGTGCGTTCCTGATCCTCGCCATCACCTAGATCGTCGCGCCTCCATCGACCACGATGGTCTGACCGGTCGTCCAGCGCGCGGCCGGTGATGCGAGGTAGATCGCGGCACCCGCGATGTCCTCAGGTTCGCCGATCCGGCGCATTGCCAGCGCCTTCTCGGTTGCGGCCAGTGCTTGGGGGTTGTCCCACAGTGCCTTGGCGAAATCGGTTTTCACCAGCCCCGGCGCAATGCCGTTGACGCGGATGCCGTGTTGCCCGTTCTCGGCTGCATAGTTGCGAACCAGCTGGAAGTCGGCGGCCTTGGAGATGCAGTAGGCCCCGATAGTCGTCGAAGCGCGCAGCCCTCCGATCGAGCTGATCACCACGATCGCGCCGTCCCCCTTGGTGCGCATGTCGGGCAACGCAAGCTGGATCAGCCAGTGATTGGAGATGACGTTGTTGTCGAGGATCTTGCGAAACTGCTCGTCTGCGATTCCATCCATCGATCCGTAGTAGGGGTTGCTCGCGGCGTTGCAGACGAGGATGTCCACTGGGCCAAGCGCGGACTTGGCCTGCGCGAACAGATCTTCAAGCTGCGCCTTCTCGGAAATGCTGGCAGCGATGGCGATCGCTCGACCTGCGCCATGCTTGGCATTGATAGCGGCGGCCACCTCGTCACAGGCCTCCTGCTTGCGGCTCGAGATGACGACCCGTGCCCCCTGTGCAGCGAGCCCTTCGGCGATGGCGCGCCCGATCCCGCGGCTCGATCCTGTGATGACGGCGATTTTCCCGGTTAGGTCGAAAGTGGACATGCGATTTCTTCCTTCGCTAGCAAAACGAACAGGGCCCGGCATCTTGCGACGCCGGGCCCCATCTTATCGGTCTTTGGCGAGCCGTTAGAAAGCGGCGCGCACCGTGATACCATAGGTCCGCGGCTCTGCAAGGAAAGCAGAGTAGGTCTGCTGCGGAGCCACGAACGGCGTATTGAACGCGACCTGCGTATAGTCCTTGTTGAACAGGTTGTTCGCCCAGAACTCGAGGGCCCACTTGTCATCGGGTCCGGTCACGCCGACACGGCCGTTCACGACCACATAGCTATCCTGTTCCTTGCCATAGAGCAGGTCGGAGCCGGTGTTGTAATCCCCGGTCGAGCGCGCGTTGATGAAGAACAGGCCGGACAGACCCGAATTGCCGATCGGCGGGGTCCAGCTGAGCGAGGCCGTCGTCACGAACTCCGGTGCGTTCGACAAGTTGTCACCCGGGAGCAGGCGAAGCGCCGGATCGAGCGGGGTGCCATCGTCACGACCTACCAGGTTGTTCGCGTAGCTCGTGTTCGCATAAGTCAGGCCCATGCTCACGGTCAGATCGCGGGTAGGACGCAGCGAGGTTTCGAACTCGATACCCTTGGCCACAACGCCCGGTGCGATGTCACCAGCCGC from Erythrobacter mangrovi encodes:
- the tsaD gene encoding tRNA (adenosine(37)-N6)-threonylcarbamoyltransferase complex transferase subunit TsaD, which encodes MALVLGIESSCDETAAALVDSDRRIVAQRIASQDAEHAPYGGVVPEIAARAHAERLAPIIAGVLDDAGVTLADCDAIAATAGPGLIGGVMVGLVSAKALAMAGDKPLIAINHLEGHALSPRLADSSIAFPYALLLVSGGHCQILRVDGVGQYKRLATTIDDALGEAFDKTAKILGLGFPGGPAVERTAREGDAKAVPLPRPMVGSGEPHFSFAGLKSAVLRAHESGAYAVADIAASFQQAAIDCVVDRLRIALAEMDDVDTLVVAGGVAANANVRAALEQVAADHGMRFAAPPPKLCTDNAAMIAWAGIERLGQSDPLDISARPRWPLDPEADPVRGAGVKA
- the hemC gene encoding hydroxymethylbilane synthase, with protein sequence MPTSPLIRLGTRRSPLAMVQAQEARARLCAAHGWGESQVELVPVVASGDKVLDRPLAEIGGKALWTRELDQWLVDGRIDMAVHSMKDVETLRPVAIAIGAILPRADKADRLLGAASLADIPQGAKVGTSAPRRAAQLLNLRPDVEVVGIRGNVATRMAKLDAGEADATFLASAGLDRLGEDAVGVRLDPELWLPAPAQAAIGIECRSDDTRVLDLLAAIDHAPSRAEVMAERRLLEGLGGGCSSPIAALSETSGGEIHLRAAIFSADGAVRVVDEVRFETGDDAAPLALASRLLAAAPPEVRKLFEGPA
- a CDS encoding uroporphyrinogen-III synthase gives rise to the protein MTPLFLFRPEPGWTVSADTARAMGLEVRGAPLFEIEPVEWETPDPALYDGLLLGSANALRHGGKALEDYRSLPVHAVGDATAEAARAAGFLMGQVGRGGLQTLLDSLAGRELHLLRLAGEDRVPLAVPDGIRIDTRVVYRAVPRAIEEADAQALALGGVVALHSGAAARRFAEEFDRLGLARSLVTLVVIGPRVAEAAGEGWQSVHIADAPGDSEILALAKALCQTPPVGKGGAHE
- a CDS encoding MICOS complex subunit MIC60, giving the protein MNEFASSKRKGTSARPMLVAVLGAFLLGGAVVGYGVYRLAGQPAAEPAAVEDPQAIASSVPVEPTPTPSATASQAAQQAVARVEEQQGGLDQRLAAAEQRLARLDLQAQAAAGNAARAEGLLIAFATRRALEKGAELGFLADQLRLRFGDAMPNAVETLIRASRNPITLDQLIARLEGLSPRLAESTSESGFARFREELSQLFVIRSESAPSPQPQRRLDRARLFLESGRTEAAIAEVRALPGATNAAGWIRDAERYAAVQKALDRIETSAVLEPRLLRDATGNRIEQPSPAEKPEA
- a CDS encoding SDR family NAD(P)-dependent oxidoreductase, giving the protein MSTFDLTGKIAVITGSSRGIGRAIAEGLAAQGARVVISSRKQEACDEVAAAINAKHGAGRAIAIAASISEKAQLEDLFAQAKSALGPVDILVCNAASNPYYGSMDGIADEQFRKILDNNVISNHWLIQLALPDMRTKGDGAIVVISSIGGLRASTTIGAYCISKAADFQLVRNYAAENGQHGIRVNGIAPGLVKTDFAKALWDNPQALAATEKALAMRRIGEPEDIAGAAIYLASPAARWTTGQTIVVDGGATI